Part of the Roseofilum casamattae BLCC-M143 genome, CTGAGTGCCGATTTTCGCATTCCGTTGACCGGTTTCGCCACCAGTGGGTGGATTCACAATAAGTTTTCCTGTAGCAGTACGTTCGAGTCTGAGATCGCGATTGGCGCTAACCAATGCCACAAACTGTTCCCGTGTCACGTGGAGCAGTAAGCGATCGGGTAATTGGAGGAGAAGCCGTTGAGGTTGGGAAGGAGCTTGTACCATCAGAATTCACCTTACGCTACTTTTATCTTAATTTGAGTTTAGGATAAGCGATCGCGCGAACAGATCGATACGAGCGCGATCGCCAATCACGATAACCGAGAATTAATACTCAATCCCCGGTTGAGCTTTCACGCCTTGTTCGCGGAAGGGATGTTTAACCAATGTCATTTCCGTTACCAGATCCGCAGCATCGATCAACGGTTGGGGGGCACCGCGACCGGTGAGGATGACGTGGGAATCATCGGGTTTACCGCTCAATCCTGCCAGAACATCCTCGACTTGCAAGTAACCCAGTTTCAACGCGACATTCACTTCGTCGAGCAAAACCAAGCGGAACTCGGGGTTCTGGATATAGGTTAACGCTTGTTGCCAGGCTTCGTTCGCTTTGGCGATATCGCGATCGCGATCTTGCGTATCCCAGGTAAAACCTTCTCCCATAGCCTTAAACTCTAGTTGGTCGGGGGCCCATTGGGTTAACACTGACTTTTCTGCCGGTTCCCAAGCACCCTTGATGAACTGCACGATCGCCACCTTATAGCCCTGACCGAGCGATCGCAACACCATCCCCAAGGCTGCTGTCGTTTTGCCTTTGCCATGTCCGGTATGGACGATAATCAACCCTTTCTCTAAGGAGGCTTTCTCGACTCGCTCTTTTTGCACCTCTTGCCGACGTTGCATCTTTTGCCGGTGTTGCTGCGCGATCGCAGAAGATGAATCACTATCCATGGAAATACTACAAATATTACTATTTTAAAATACTATTTCTGGACCATACTTTTGTCATCTGTATCCTAGTTAACCCAACATAGACGTCTTTTTTTAAGTTCTGCTATACTTTGAGCATGTGGTAGATAAAAGGTTGCAACAAAAACGTTGAACTATCCTCCGTTAACTGGATATCCCTGGCAAGGCTTGTGGTATCTGGATCTACAACTGAAGCGCAGGCGTAAATCCAATCCAGGCATTTCTCGAGTTGATGCGTGCGAGCCTCCTAGTTTGGTTTGACCGGTCTGCAAGGTCAAGGTTGACTACGTCTCTAAATTCCCAGCAACCCAGACCGGTCAGTACACTCATTCATTCAATCGGTTCTTCAGCTCTAGATTGAGCGAGATAACCTCTTACTATTCTCTAGTCGAGCAGACTGTAGCATTGACTCTTCGGGTTGGTGAAATTTTGATGCGATCGCTCCCTCGTCCATCAGTTCTTCTATGGATAATGCGAGGAAAGAGCGCGAGCACTTCCCGGCATTAATTGAGAGAGAATTGCTGATGCCCAATTATTCACTCAATTCTCCAAAAGAGCGATCGCTCTTCCGGTTCTGCCCGATCGAGAGACTAGTAAAAACAACCAAAAAGACTGTACTTATCCCACCCTTAACAATTAGGAGAATTCATCATGTCTCGGTTGCTCAAAAATAAAATTGCTCCCGCACCTTTACCGACAAAAATCGGTATTACTGAGTTAATTGATGGTTACTTTACTGCTTATAATTCAGCACGATTGCGAGAAATTTGTCACCTGCTGACGGAGAAAGTGATGCAACCCGAAGTTACCGTGGGGGTGAGCCTTTCGGGAGCCATGACTCCTGCTGGGTTTGGGGTGGGTATTCTCGCTCCCCTGATGCGCCAAGGTTATATCGATTGGATGATTAGCACCGGAGCAAATTTATATCACGATTTGCATTACGGTTTGGGCATGAGTTTGTATGCGGGGAGTCCTTTCCTCAACGACGTGCAACTGCGCCAAGACGGACATATCCGCATTTACGATATTGTCTTCGACTACGACGTGCTCTTGCAAACCGATGCTTTTATTCGCCAAACCTTACAAGCGCCGGAGTTCCAGAAACCTATGGGAACCGCTGAGTTTCATTACCTGCTCGGTAAGTATATTTGGCAAGTGGAACAGCGCTTGGGTATCGAAAATCCTTGTTTGCTCTCTACTGCCTATGAGTGCGGCGTTCCGATTTATACTTCTTCTCCAGGAGATAGCTCCATTGGCATGAATGTGGCAGCCATGGCTCTGGAAGGGTCGCAACTGGTTCTCGATCCGTCTATTGATGTGAATGAAACGGCTGCGATCGTTTATGGTGCGCGGTCTGTAGAAGAAAGTACGCTTTCCGGCCGAAGTGCAGCGATAATGATTGGTGGAGGTTCTCCGAAAAACTTCCTCTTGCAAACTCAACCTCAGATTCACGAAGTCTTGGGGTTAGAAGAGCGCGGTCACGATTATTTCGTACAG contains:
- the cobO gene encoding cob(I)yrinic acid a,c-diamide adenosyltransferase, with protein sequence MDSDSSSAIAQQHRQKMQRRQEVQKERVEKASLEKGLIIVHTGHGKGKTTAALGMVLRSLGQGYKVAIVQFIKGAWEPAEKSVLTQWAPDQLEFKAMGEGFTWDTQDRDRDIAKANEAWQQALTYIQNPEFRLVLLDEVNVALKLGYLQVEDVLAGLSGKPDDSHVILTGRGAPQPLIDAADLVTEMTLVKHPFREQGVKAQPGIEY
- a CDS encoding homospermidine biosynthesis protein, with the protein product MSRLLKNKIAPAPLPTKIGITELIDGYFTAYNSARLREICHLLTEKVMQPEVTVGVSLSGAMTPAGFGVGILAPLMRQGYIDWMISTGANLYHDLHYGLGMSLYAGSPFLNDVQLRQDGHIRIYDIVFDYDVLLQTDAFIRQTLQAPEFQKPMGTAEFHYLLGKYIWQVEQRLGIENPCLLSTAYECGVPIYTSSPGDSSIGMNVAAMALEGSQLVLDPSIDVNETAAIVYGARSVEESTLSGRSAAIMIGGGSPKNFLLQTQPQIHEVLGLEERGHDYFVQITDARPDTGGLSGATPSEAVSWGKVDPNELPNSIVCYTDSTIALPLISAYITQKCTPRSLKNLYHQRQELLERLKAEYQLRLKHPVPAVSNNTVAPKTYPCGTPIRN